One stretch of Chryseobacterium fluminis DNA includes these proteins:
- a CDS encoding phosphatidylinositol-specific phospholipase C1-like protein, with protein sequence MKKAVYTGFYLSLLSVSLLQAQQLDDLKINQIQVIGSHNSYKKAILPEVYRYLSKKDSMNLLPRIQYEHIPIPEQLDMGLRNLEIDVYADSKGGKYAHPKILDLVNTTIPFDPEGKMKKPGYKMIHITDIDYQTWYYTLEDCLKDLKKWSDAHPDHDPVFITLEPKDGNTNQFGTEPEHYTSALFDELDNELRKYLGKNKIITPDDIRGRYTSLNEAVLHQNWPKIKDAKGKFLFVLDNNSENRDLYIQGHPSLQGRMVFTNSAPGTAEAAVLFMNDPGPEISGLVKQGYLIRTRADADTMEARKEDYSRFERAKESGAQIITTDYYQPSKLFKSSYKVSFDSKTYERRNPVNAK encoded by the coding sequence ATGAAAAAGGCAGTTTATACAGGCTTCTATTTATCTTTACTTTCTGTCAGCCTGCTACAGGCCCAGCAGCTTGATGATCTGAAAATTAATCAGATTCAGGTCATCGGCTCACATAATTCTTATAAAAAAGCAATTCTTCCGGAGGTGTACCGCTATCTGTCTAAAAAAGATTCGATGAATCTTCTGCCAAGAATTCAATATGAACACATTCCTATTCCTGAACAACTGGATATGGGATTAAGAAATCTGGAAATTGACGTGTATGCAGACAGCAAAGGCGGAAAATATGCCCATCCTAAAATTCTGGATCTGGTAAACACAACAATCCCTTTTGATCCAGAAGGAAAAATGAAAAAGCCGGGCTATAAAATGATTCATATCACCGATATTGACTATCAGACCTGGTATTATACCCTGGAAGACTGTCTGAAAGATCTGAAAAAATGGTCTGATGCACATCCCGATCATGACCCGGTTTTTATTACCCTTGAGCCTAAAGACGGGAACACCAACCAATTCGGAACCGAACCTGAACATTATACTTCTGCGCTTTTTGATGAATTGGATAACGAACTTAGAAAGTATCTGGGAAAGAATAAAATAATTACTCCTGATGATATTCGCGGCCGTTATACAAGTTTAAATGAAGCTGTTCTACATCAGAACTGGCCAAAAATAAAAGATGCCAAAGGAAAGTTTCTTTTTGTCCTTGATAATAACAGCGAAAACAGAGATCTTTATATACAGGGACATCCATCATTACAAGGGAGAATGGTTTTTACCAATTCTGCTCCGGGAACAGCGGAAGCTGCCGTTCTGTTTATGAACGATCCGGGTCCGGAGATCTCCGGACTTGTAAAGCAGGGCTATCTGATCCGGACAAGAGCTGATGCAGATACGATGGAGGCAAGAAAAGAAGATTATTCCCGATTTGAACGGGCAAAAGAAAGCGGTGCCCAGATTATCACAACAGATTATTATCAGCCCAGCAAACTTTTTAAATCCAGCTATAAAGTTAGTTTTGACAGTAAAACTTACGAAAGGAGGAATCCGGTTAATGCAAAATAG
- a CDS encoding SusC/RagA family TonB-linked outer membrane protein: MYHKINFFKFKKLIPIALIFLVAGNVHAEGFTKNDPVFSQASENITGKILDQEGKPVAGAVITVIESGATATTDAEGNFSIAASVGQNLSVSYDGFEDQRVRISGTSISINLQSKKDTSIAEVTLVGYGSQKKSDLTGAVSQLKAENFKDGMNISVDNLMQGKIAGVRIVQSSGEPGAGVNVSIRGIGSIRSGSTPLFVVDGVPLSNDAVSAQSPNVGLGNTQAKNPLNFLNTSDIESITVLKDASAAAIYGARGSNGVVLVTTKRGKRGEPMFTYDTYLGFSSVIKKLDLMTADEYRAAGINKLYDHGGNTDWQDELYRNAVSSNHSVSFSKATETGNYFASLSHMDQDGIVLNSSFKRTTARLNAEESFFDNKRLKVKVNLTASDIKETGIPNGGNAGSDGQVIIHALMANPTRSVYDETGKYTNFNMNAHYNPLYLLSVYNDKTNTFRVLGNTEATLRIVPGLNYKFNLGIDKTMSERNTTMYPNVTDRTPKGMYVQANLDSYNVLLEHYLTYDLSLNRHNFSLLGGFSYQKFKSTGTYFGVKDIAAQGAGVAPEINPGYSGTAFVPGAGYAQENELQSYFGRVNYNFDKKYLITASLRADGSTRFGLNNKYGYFPSVAVGWTMSNENFLKDSQMVNELKLRGSWGQTGNQEVTNKITQASYSLAQSAGYYLYDNLNLINGVVIIRTPNPDLKWEVVEQTNIGTDFSLWKNKVYGSLEYYNKTTKDPILFITAPPLSPTANYWINAAGEIVNKGFEFTLGSEIIKNENFTWNFDVNGATVNNVVKNLPVSAIYSGEVSGPGLSGVTANIYKNGYEAGSFYMLNYQGVDANGKYIYEDVNSDGRIDQNDRKIFEGAIPNFTFGINSYMKYKKFDFSFSFIGQTGGYLVNNTALNLNINNLASDRNVLKNFYDSGASFTNQPQLSSLYLEKSDFLRLNNVRLGYTFDISQLKFLRSINLYVSAQNLFTITNYTGYDPLVDTNKQVGGNQSLGIDYTTYPSAKTFILGATVKF, encoded by the coding sequence ATGTACCACAAAATTAATTTTTTTAAGTTTAAAAAGCTAATTCCGATAGCATTAATCTTTCTCGTAGCGGGAAATGTTCATGCAGAAGGATTTACCAAAAATGACCCTGTGTTCTCACAGGCCAGCGAAAACATTACCGGAAAGATCCTGGATCAGGAAGGTAAACCTGTTGCTGGCGCGGTCATCACCGTTATAGAAAGCGGTGCAACGGCCACCACCGATGCTGAAGGAAATTTTTCAATCGCAGCATCGGTAGGACAAAACTTATCGGTTTCTTACGATGGGTTCGAGGATCAGAGAGTCCGGATTTCCGGCACCAGCATTTCCATTAATCTGCAGTCCAAAAAAGATACCTCTATTGCTGAGGTAACGCTGGTAGGGTATGGATCTCAGAAAAAATCGGATTTAACAGGAGCGGTAAGCCAGCTGAAGGCCGAGAATTTCAAAGATGGAATGAATATCTCCGTAGATAACCTGATGCAGGGAAAAATTGCCGGTGTGCGAATTGTTCAGTCGAGCGGTGAACCGGGAGCAGGAGTAAATGTTTCCATCAGAGGAATCGGATCGATCAGGAGCGGAAGTACCCCTTTATTCGTTGTAGACGGTGTTCCTTTGAGTAACGATGCGGTGAGTGCACAGAGTCCGAACGTCGGTTTAGGAAATACGCAGGCAAAAAACCCGTTAAACTTCTTAAATACCAGTGATATAGAATCCATCACTGTTTTAAAAGACGCTTCGGCAGCAGCTATTTATGGTGCCAGGGGATCCAACGGGGTTGTTTTGGTAACAACTAAAAGAGGAAAGAGAGGAGAGCCCATGTTTACCTATGATACGTATCTGGGTTTTTCTTCAGTAATTAAAAAACTGGACCTGATGACCGCTGATGAATACCGTGCTGCAGGCATTAATAAATTATATGATCACGGCGGAAACACTGACTGGCAGGACGAGCTTTACAGAAATGCAGTGTCCTCAAATCACTCCGTTTCATTTTCAAAAGCAACCGAAACCGGAAACTATTTTGCATCCCTTTCTCATATGGATCAGGATGGTATCGTGCTGAACAGCAGCTTCAAAAGAACAACAGCCCGTTTAAATGCAGAAGAGTCTTTTTTCGATAATAAAAGACTGAAAGTTAAGGTAAATCTTACCGCAAGTGATATCAAGGAAACAGGAATCCCAAATGGCGGGAATGCAGGGTCGGACGGTCAGGTCATCATTCATGCCCTGATGGCAAATCCCACCCGTTCTGTATACGATGAAACCGGAAAGTATACGAATTTCAACATGAATGCGCATTACAATCCTTTGTATCTCCTGAGTGTATATAATGACAAAACCAATACCTTTAGAGTATTGGGGAATACAGAAGCTACCCTGAGAATTGTACCGGGCTTGAATTATAAATTCAATTTAGGAATCGATAAGACGATGTCGGAAAGAAATACAACCATGTATCCGAACGTTACCGACAGAACCCCGAAGGGAATGTATGTTCAGGCAAATCTTGATTCTTATAATGTGCTTCTGGAACACTATTTAACCTATGACCTCAGCTTAAACAGACATAACTTCAGTCTTCTGGGAGGTTTTTCTTATCAGAAATTCAAATCGACAGGGACTTATTTCGGGGTAAAGGATATTGCAGCTCAGGGAGCAGGAGTTGCACCGGAAATAAATCCGGGATATTCGGGAACGGCATTTGTTCCGGGAGCCGGATATGCACAGGAAAATGAATTGCAGTCGTATTTCGGAAGAGTAAACTATAATTTTGACAAAAAATATCTGATAACGGCTTCATTACGGGCCGATGGTTCTACCCGTTTCGGATTAAACAACAAATACGGATATTTCCCTTCGGTAGCAGTGGGATGGACCATGTCTAATGAAAATTTCCTTAAAGATTCTCAAATGGTGAATGAGTTGAAACTGAGAGGAAGTTGGGGGCAGACCGGTAACCAGGAAGTGACCAATAAAATTACGCAGGCAAGTTATTCGTTGGCACAGTCTGCAGGTTATTATTTATATGACAACCTAAACCTGATCAATGGTGTGGTCATCATCAGAACTCCTAACCCGGATCTTAAGTGGGAGGTCGTGGAACAGACCAATATCGGGACAGATTTCAGCTTATGGAAAAATAAAGTATACGGATCATTGGAATATTACAACAAAACAACAAAAGATCCGATTCTATTCATCACGGCTCCTCCTTTAAGCCCAACCGCTAACTACTGGATCAATGCGGCAGGAGAGATCGTCAATAAAGGTTTTGAATTCACTTTAGGATCAGAAATTATTAAAAATGAAAATTTTACATGGAATTTTGATGTCAACGGAGCCACGGTAAATAACGTCGTTAAAAATCTTCCGGTTTCAGCGATTTATTCCGGTGAAGTTTCAGGTCCCGGGCTTTCAGGGGTCACGGCCAATATCTATAAAAACGGGTATGAAGCGGGGTCTTTCTATATGCTTAATTACCAGGGAGTCGATGCGAACGGTAAATACATCTATGAAGATGTCAACAGTGACGGAAGAATAGATCAGAATGACAGAAAAATATTTGAAGGAGCGATTCCTAACTTCACTTTCGGGATCAATTCCTATATGAAGTATAAAAAGTTTGATTTTTCATTCTCTTTCATAGGACAGACAGGCGGTTATCTGGTGAATAATACCGCTTTGAACTTAAATATCAACAATTTGGCTTCAGACAGAAACGTTCTGAAAAATTTCTACGATTCGGGAGCAAGCTTTACCAATCAGCCTCAGTTGTCTTCGCTGTATCTTGAGAAATCAGATTTTTTACGGCTTAACAATGTAAGATTAGGCTATACTTTTGATATCAGTCAGCTGAAATTTCTCAGAAGCATCAATCTGTATGTCAGTGCACAGAATTTATTTACCATTACGAATTATACAGGCTATGATCCGCTTGTGGACACCAACAAGCAGGTTGGCGGGAACCAGTCTCTGGGCATCGACTATACCACTTATCCCTCGGCGAAAACCTTTATTTTGGGAGCAACTGTCAAATTTTAA
- a CDS encoding RagB/SusD family nutrient uptake outer membrane protein: MRSKFLNINRIFLSVATLALVGCTNLDEKVIDEVMGSENIDPEAALTAAYSQLGEGTFVDHGNVFALQEYSTDEAMLPTRGSDWGDGGKWRAMHEFTWDAGNDVVKTTWNNLNFGITKSLTAISSIEKSSIANKALFLAEAKGLLVFYTYTTLDLYGQAPYRDPGNLSAPIEIRKAETAIDALITEVEGLIPNLADIKTQNTHAGRFTKQAAYALLADMYLNRAVLKNKTASNFNFLEPAVNGGGTDMDKVIEYSNLLINNPNFSLESNYFHNFDINNDTSKEMIFTVVQKKISNSDKGSDNDLAYMSMERIQKPSPDNRGTNANCVTPEFYYSWTGNFNDPRFQRTYQYADGTWFRNDGTDISVPATSKVEGTGKAWFHFNRGLQVGQQYGPKILASGDFDMTADGRIKVYKLFTEKNTTLTADFTPELNFDNPAEAVLTQAQINRGVRNFKFEFDPGYGNNGTSGMDVPLYRLGTIYMMRAEAYFRKGNTGAALADVNKLRTSRTNDALKGSTAGVAIGSLDANTLFKESGFELYWELYRRKAMIRFGKFDLPGTAKPASQPYRRIFPIPQATIDASKDFTQNPGY, encoded by the coding sequence ATGAGATCTAAATTTTTAAATATAAACAGAATCTTTTTATCTGTGGCTACACTGGCTTTAGTAGGATGTACCAACCTGGATGAAAAAGTAATTGATGAGGTAATGGGATCCGAAAACATAGATCCCGAAGCTGCCCTTACTGCTGCTTACAGCCAGCTCGGGGAAGGAACCTTTGTAGACCACGGAAATGTATTTGCCTTACAGGAGTACTCTACTGATGAGGCGATGTTACCCACAAGAGGAAGCGACTGGGGCGACGGCGGAAAATGGAGAGCCATGCACGAATTTACCTGGGATGCCGGTAATGACGTAGTAAAAACGACCTGGAACAATCTTAATTTCGGGATTACAAAGTCCTTAACAGCAATTTCAAGCATCGAAAAGAGCAGTATTGCCAATAAAGCATTGTTTCTGGCGGAAGCAAAAGGATTGCTGGTATTTTATACGTATACCACACTCGATCTTTACGGACAGGCTCCTTACAGAGATCCGGGAAATCTGAGTGCCCCGATTGAAATCAGAAAAGCAGAAACAGCGATTGATGCTTTAATTACTGAAGTGGAAGGGCTGATTCCCAATCTGGCAGATATTAAAACCCAGAATACCCATGCCGGAAGATTTACAAAGCAGGCAGCCTATGCGCTTCTGGCGGATATGTATCTGAACAGGGCCGTTCTGAAAAATAAAACAGCAAGTAATTTCAACTTCTTGGAACCCGCCGTAAATGGAGGAGGAACGGATATGGATAAGGTGATAGAATATAGTAATCTGCTGATCAACAACCCGAATTTCAGCCTGGAGTCCAATTATTTCCACAATTTTGATATTAATAATGATACCAGTAAAGAGATGATTTTTACCGTGGTTCAGAAGAAAATTTCAAATTCGGATAAAGGTTCGGATAATGACCTGGCTTATATGTCTATGGAAAGAATTCAGAAGCCGTCACCGGATAACAGGGGAACCAATGCCAATTGTGTGACTCCGGAATTCTATTATTCCTGGACCGGAAATTTTAATGATCCCCGTTTCCAGAGAACCTATCAGTATGCTGACGGGACATGGTTCCGGAATGACGGTACAGATATAAGTGTGCCGGCCACAAGCAAAGTGGAAGGAACCGGAAAGGCTTGGTTTCATTTCAACAGAGGGCTGCAGGTGGGCCAGCAGTACGGCCCTAAAATTCTGGCCAGCGGAGATTTTGACATGACGGCTGACGGCAGAATTAAAGTCTATAAACTGTTTACAGAAAAAAATACGACTCTTACCGCTGACTTTACTCCTGAACTTAACTTTGATAATCCTGCAGAAGCCGTATTAACTCAAGCCCAGATCAATAGGGGAGTAAGGAATTTCAAATTTGAATTTGATCCCGGATACGGAAATAACGGAACAAGCGGTATGGATGTGCCATTGTACCGACTGGGAACAATTTATATGATGAGAGCAGAGGCCTATTTCAGAAAAGGGAATACAGGAGCGGCCCTGGCTGACGTGAATAAGCTGCGTACCAGCAGAACCAATGATGCTTTAAAGGGCAGTACTGCAGGCGTTGCGATCGGTTCACTCGATGCCAATACCTTGTTTAAAGAAAGTGGCTTCGAATTGTATTGGGAATTGTACAGAAGAAAAGCAATGATCCGGTTCGGAAAGTTTGACCTTCCGGGAACCGCAAAACCTGCTTCCCAACCATACAGAAGAATTTTCCCGATTCCGCAGGCCACTATTGATGCCTCAAAAGATTTTACACAAAACCCTGGATATTAA
- a CDS encoding tetratricopeptide repeat-containing sensor histidine kinase has translation MKRLFFLILIIFLFSCKKENKILHNNYNYQKARVFREANEKDSAFYYYNLAKNDFLKTSDSLGIGNSLVNMAVIQTGKGDFFGGIESSLEANKFLKKQNDSAYRRALSTNYNNIGLAYHFLKEFERSSSNYITALEYIDNEEDKYLCYNNIGDLLISQKKYDSAKAYLNKALATTDSATFSKVINNLAKAKYLKDKNYNPLPELFQALHIRERSDDALGRNSSFETLSTYYLDKDNTVSLFFAKCMLQSALENKLPDDQITALKRIVTLDSDHYLQNFKKLDSINDHLQTTISRHKNQFASVRYDVEQKNALNQKLKVDNFKKNIGLLSLGLLLIVGTFYFKKRKKRLEQEKELEVKNTQLKLSKKVHDVVANGIYQVMTKIENQEEFDRNKALDELEFVYEKSRDISYDKAGEEKEFSKEISELIASFNNATVKTFTAGNNPAIWENLSPAIKEEVYQIIRELMVNMKKHSHASHVAFKFERTDKEVEIQYKDNGIGISGEPVFQNGLRNTTSRIEAINGTIIFDTKIEKGLKVNLSFPIS, from the coding sequence ATGAAAAGATTATTCTTTCTTATCTTAATCATATTCCTATTTTCTTGTAAAAAAGAGAATAAAATACTGCATAATAATTATAATTATCAAAAAGCCCGGGTATTCAGAGAGGCTAATGAAAAAGATTCAGCATTTTATTACTATAACCTGGCCAAAAATGATTTTTTAAAAACTTCCGATTCTCTGGGCATAGGTAATTCCTTAGTGAATATGGCTGTAATTCAGACCGGCAAGGGAGATTTTTTTGGAGGCATCGAATCTTCTCTTGAAGCCAATAAATTTCTTAAAAAACAAAATGACAGTGCCTATAGAAGGGCGCTATCCACCAATTATAATAATATCGGGCTGGCATATCATTTTCTTAAGGAGTTTGAAAGATCTTCCTCAAACTATATTACTGCGTTAGAATATATTGATAATGAGGAAGACAAATATTTATGTTACAACAACATCGGTGATTTATTGATAAGCCAGAAAAAATATGATTCTGCAAAAGCTTATTTAAATAAAGCACTTGCCACTACAGACAGCGCTACCTTCTCCAAAGTCATCAACAATCTTGCAAAAGCGAAATACCTCAAGGATAAAAATTATAATCCGCTGCCTGAGTTATTTCAAGCTTTACACATTAGAGAACGGAGTGATGACGCACTCGGCAGAAATTCAAGCTTTGAGACCTTATCAACCTATTATCTTGATAAAGATAACACCGTTTCATTATTTTTTGCCAAGTGCATGCTGCAGTCTGCTTTGGAAAACAAACTTCCCGATGATCAGATCACGGCATTAAAAAGAATTGTAACCTTAGATTCAGATCATTATCTGCAAAACTTCAAAAAACTTGATTCGATAAACGATCACCTACAGACAACCATAAGCAGGCACAAAAACCAATTTGCCAGTGTACGATATGATGTAGAACAGAAGAATGCTTTAAATCAGAAATTAAAAGTAGATAATTTCAAGAAAAATATCGGACTTCTCTCTTTAGGACTGTTGCTGATTGTTGGGACTTTCTATTTCAAAAAAAGAAAAAAACGCCTCGAACAGGAAAAAGAACTTGAAGTTAAAAACACTCAGCTTAAGCTTTCTAAAAAAGTTCATGATGTGGTCGCTAACGGGATCTATCAGGTGATGACAAAGATTGAAAACCAGGAAGAATTTGACCGTAATAAGGCTCTTGATGAACTGGAATTTGTATACGAAAAATCACGGGATATCTCGTATGATAAAGCCGGTGAAGAAAAAGAATTCAGTAAAGAGATTTCGGAACTTATTGCTTCGTTTAATAATGCAACCGTTAAAACCTTTACCGCAGGGAATAATCCTGCCATCTGGGAAAATCTTTCTCCTGCTATCAAAGAAGAGGTGTATCAGATCATCCGGGAACTTATGGTGAATATGAAAAAACACAGCCACGCCAGCCATGTTGCTTTTAAATTTGAAAGAACAGATAAAGAAGTCGAAATCCAATATAAAGACAACGGTATCGGGATTTCCGGAGAACCCGTTTTTCAAAACGGATTGCGAAATACGACTTCCCGCATTGAAGCCATCAACGGAACAATTATTTTTGATACGAAAATTGAAAAAGGACTGAAAGTAAATCTTTCTTTCCCTATCTCCTAA
- a CDS encoding ROK family protein: protein MSLIDLSKHVALGIDIGGTNTKFGVVNHRGEVLEKGNLRTDAYEKVEDFIDALYEQVNPLIESHGTEKNFDGIGVGAPNGNYYKGTIEQAPNLPWKGVVPFAEMMTSKFGMPCTITNDANAAAFGEMLFGAARGMKDFIMITLGTGVGSGIVASGRLVYGHDGFAGELGHTIVKPGGRKHWSTGSEGSLEAYASATGIAITAKKMRAEFPESMLSQFPEEAINSKTVHECALKGDPISIEVFRYTGQKLGEALANFVMFSSPEAILLFGGVIKAGDFILKPTKLHMERNLLPIFRNKVKLVFSELDEADAAILGASALVWEK, encoded by the coding sequence ATGTCATTAATAGATTTATCGAAACACGTAGCCCTTGGAATTGATATTGGTGGTACAAATACCAAATTTGGAGTTGTAAACCACCGCGGTGAAGTTCTTGAAAAAGGAAATTTGAGAACGGATGCCTATGAAAAGGTTGAGGATTTTATCGATGCTTTATATGAACAGGTAAATCCTCTCATTGAAAGCCACGGAACCGAAAAAAACTTTGACGGAATCGGAGTGGGTGCACCCAACGGCAATTATTATAAAGGAACCATCGAGCAGGCGCCCAATTTACCATGGAAAGGAGTTGTTCCTTTTGCGGAAATGATGACCAGTAAATTCGGGATGCCGTGTACCATCACCAATGATGCCAATGCAGCAGCATTTGGGGAAATGCTTTTCGGAGCGGCCCGCGGAATGAAAGATTTTATCATGATCACACTGGGGACCGGAGTAGGAAGCGGAATCGTAGCGAGCGGAAGGCTGGTGTACGGCCATGACGGATTTGCCGGAGAGCTGGGGCATACCATCGTAAAGCCAGGTGGAAGAAAACACTGGAGCACCGGTTCTGAAGGAAGCCTTGAAGCCTATGCATCGGCGACGGGAATCGCGATCACGGCCAAGAAAATGAGAGCTGAGTTTCCGGAATCTATGCTGAGCCAGTTCCCTGAAGAGGCCATTAATTCTAAAACAGTACACGAATGTGCTTTAAAAGGAGATCCGATTTCGATTGAGGTTTTCAGGTATACCGGTCAGAAATTAGGAGAAGCTTTAGCTAATTTCGTGATGTTCTCATCACCCGAAGCCATACTTTTATTTGGAGGAGTGATCAAAGCCGGCGATTTTATCTTAAAGCCTACAAAACTTCATATGGAAAGGAATCTTCTTCCTATTTTCAGAAATAAAGTAAAATTGGTGTTCAGTGAACTGGACGAAGCCGACGCTGCTATTTTGGGAGCAAGCGCCCTGGTTTGGGAAAAATAA
- the msrA gene encoding peptide-methionine (S)-S-oxide reductase MsrA translates to MDNNKLEQITFGGGCFWCVESCFNMLKGVQSAVSGYSGGHKDHPTYEEVCTGETGHAEVVQITYDPAVISYEQLMDVFFFLHDPTQLNRQGNDIGTQYRSVIYYTDDAEKSKAEEAIKTSQESGKWTGTYVTEVTKFEKFWAAEQYHQGYYHENPTQPYCSAVVGPKIQKFKKHFGELGMLNEE, encoded by the coding sequence ATGGATAACAATAAATTAGAACAGATTACTTTCGGAGGCGGATGTTTCTGGTGTGTGGAAAGCTGTTTCAATATGCTTAAAGGAGTACAGTCTGCTGTTTCCGGATATTCGGGAGGTCACAAAGACCACCCTACTTATGAAGAGGTCTGCACAGGAGAAACGGGCCATGCGGAAGTAGTACAGATCACTTACGATCCGGCTGTAATCTCTTATGAACAATTAATGGATGTATTTTTCTTTCTCCATGATCCTACCCAACTGAACAGACAGGGGAATGATATCGGAACTCAGTACCGTTCCGTAATTTACTATACAGATGATGCAGAAAAGTCAAAAGCTGAAGAAGCCATCAAAACATCACAGGAATCAGGAAAATGGACCGGCACATACGTAACTGAAGTAACGAAATTCGAGAAATTCTGGGCTGCTGAACAGTACCACCAGGGATATTATCATGAAAATCCTACGCAGCCTTATTGCAGCGCCGTCGTGGGCCCGAAAATCCAGAAGTTTAAAAAGCATTTCGGAGAACTGGGAATGCTGAATGAAGAATAA
- a CDS encoding metallophosphoesterase family protein: MNKGIFLFLISSLVLFPAQQKPVQIAFLSDVHFQDLYGHFSDHDFKGIINPQTGKPTILRTMDAQLHSTRIFNENYFAFLKALDDIAAKGITIVAMPGDFSDDGQAYNLRGLHRILDQYHKKYGINFYITTGNHDPVGPFRQDAGKDDFLGEDGNPVGIYSREKLSKIKPEIITKDIAESGYLEILEELKNFGFYPKKGDIYWSTPFDSILYKYYSFARAVQNADYSKRMYEVSEGFSVPDLSYVVEPVKGVWLMAIDGNTYIPKNFKEHSGDPTNYQGAGIGYNHVLTHKKYLIDWGKKITREAKINGKTVIAFTHYPMIDFNDGATGEIKKLLGEKKWQLERVPDEEVAKAFAEAGLQIHFAGHMHINDTGIRVFGDHTLVNVQVPSLAAYVPAYKILTIHSPQKMEVQTEVLNTVPRFDELFPLYEKEYETLQKDKTKIIWDKDILQSKSYRDFMLFHLKELVRLRMIPNDWPKDFIEKAEKLNGEELLLLIQNRSQLKERGINSKAFSKWNFNDVLLDLYKFQSADELAKTDIPKERLRQYQALEKLFEENQSQDFFIIQLKSVFKILSLLSNGDPADHFEIDLESQEIRRL, translated from the coding sequence ATGAATAAAGGAATATTCTTATTTTTAATCAGCAGTCTCGTGTTGTTTCCGGCACAGCAGAAGCCGGTGCAGATCGCTTTTCTTTCAGATGTTCATTTTCAGGATCTGTACGGACATTTTTCGGATCATGACTTTAAAGGGATTATCAATCCCCAAACCGGAAAACCGACTATTCTGAGGACAATGGATGCTCAGCTGCATTCGACCAGGATTTTTAATGAAAACTATTTTGCTTTTCTGAAAGCACTGGATGATATTGCAGCCAAAGGAATTACCATTGTTGCCATGCCCGGTGATTTTTCAGATGACGGACAGGCATACAACCTGCGGGGGCTCCACAGGATTTTAGATCAGTATCATAAAAAATATGGAATCAATTTTTACATCACCACAGGCAATCATGATCCGGTAGGTCCGTTCCGGCAGGATGCAGGAAAAGATGATTTTTTAGGAGAAGATGGAAACCCGGTAGGAATTTACAGCCGGGAGAAGCTTAGCAAAATAAAACCTGAAATCATTACCAAAGATATTGCCGAATCAGGCTATCTGGAAATCCTGGAAGAATTGAAAAATTTTGGGTTCTATCCCAAAAAAGGGGATATCTATTGGAGTACTCCTTTTGATTCAATCCTATATAAATACTATTCTTTCGCAAGAGCAGTTCAAAATGCTGATTATTCCAAAAGGATGTACGAAGTTTCAGAAGGATTCTCTGTTCCTGATCTGAGTTATGTGGTTGAGCCTGTGAAAGGCGTGTGGCTGATGGCGATTGATGGCAATACCTACATTCCTAAAAACTTTAAAGAACATTCCGGTGATCCGACAAATTATCAGGGGGCAGGTATAGGCTATAATCATGTTTTGACCCATAAAAAATACCTGATCGATTGGGGGAAAAAAATAACCCGGGAAGCCAAAATTAACGGAAAAACAGTTATTGCATTTACCCACTATCCCATGATTGATTTTAATGATGGTGCTACAGGAGAGATCAAAAAGCTGTTGGGCGAAAAAAAATGGCAGCTGGAAAGAGTTCCTGATGAAGAGGTAGCTAAAGCATTTGCGGAAGCGGGTTTACAAATTCATTTTGCCGGACATATGCATATTAATGACACCGGAATTCGCGTATTTGGAGATCATACGCTGGTGAATGTTCAGGTTCCCTCTTTGGCAGCTTATGTTCCGGCCTATAAAATTCTGACGATTCATTCGCCTCAAAAAATGGAAGTGCAGACGGAAGTTTTAAATACGGTTCCCCGCTTTGATGAATTGTTTCCTTTGTATGAAAAAGAATATGAGACCTTACAGAAAGATAAAACCAAAATCATCTGGGATAAAGATATTCTGCAGTCGAAATCATACCGTGATTTTATGCTTTTTCATTTAAAAGAGCTCGTTCGTTTGAGAATGATTCCTAACGATTGGCCGAAGGATTTTATTGAAAAAGCTGAAAAACTGAATGGAGAGGAGCTGTTATTATTAATTCAGAATAGGAGTCAGTTAAAAGAAAGAGGAATAAACTCAAAAGCTTTCAGCAAATGGAATTTTAATGATGTATTACTGGATCTCTATAAATTTCAGTCTGCAGATGAATTGGCGAAAACGGATATTCCAAAAGAAAGATTACGGCAATATCAAGCCTTGGAAAAGCTATTTGAGGAAAATCAATCGCAGGATTTTTTTATAATACAACTGAAATCAGTCTTTAAAATTCTTTCGTTACTGTCCAACGGTGATCCGGCGGATCATTTTGAAATAGATTTAGAAAGTCAGGAAATCAGAAGATTATGA